CTGGTTTAGCAGTTAGCTCTTGCTCCCTAACAAACCAGCCCAGTATTTAGTGGCATAAGGCAGTATGACCTCACGAGTCTGCACATTGACTGGGCTGTTCTGGTATCGGCTGAACTTGGCCATTCTTCCCAAGGGCTCACTCATGTCCCCTTCCTCAGTTGTGGGTTAGCTGAGGGCAGGCCTTGCCCATCTTGGCTGGACTCTTGTGCCGTCCAGGTTTGAGGAAGCTATTTTTAGTCTCCTCCACCAGGCATGCCTTCCAATCAGTCTGAACGTTACATGAAGGTATTCTTTGGGCAGGTTATTATTAACCTCTTTGTATTGGTCATTTATAAATGGAAGtgcagaaaaacaaagcaaacgtGACTCAGCTTCTTTCTACAGGGCTTTTTTGATATCCCCGTGGACAATTTGTATGCAGAGCCAGCTGTCCTGAAGTGGATAAGGGAGAACATCTCTGAGTGGAGGAACTGTACTATTGTCTCACCTGATGCTGGTGGAGCGAAGAGGTATGGCCGGAATGCATATTATTCTCAAAGTACTGGGGAAGTTGTTCAGACAGTTGTGTCAGAaagtggtatttttctttcttttttgtaaagattttatttatttgagagagagagatagtgagagagagcatatgggtgggggagagagggagaagcaggctccttgctgagcagagagcctgacccggggcgcaatcccaggaccctggaatcatgacctgagccgaaggcaggtctTAACTAACTGCCCCCCGCTGCCccacaggtgccccagaaagtgaTACTTTTCTAGCAGGTGACAgtttttaagtatagttgacccttgaacgacATGGGGGTTCGGGGTATTGTCCCCCCACCATGTGGTCAAAATCCACATAGAACTTTTGACCACCCCAAAACTCAACTCCTGACAGCCAGCTATTAACTGGAAGCATTCCCGATCACATTAACAGCTGATTAACCATGTATTTTATGTGAATTACATAGTATATtacaagaaagcaagcaagagataagaaaatattattgagaaaatacattttcagtacTCCACTGCACCAATAGAAATCGGCTGTTAAGTGGACATGCACAGGTCAAACCCATGTCTTTCAAGGGTCGGCTCTACTTCAGAGTGGGTGGAGCTGGGGCACAGGCTGGGCATAGTTTTACTAACCCTCTTTTACTGGCCTGAGTCACTGCCTGAAAGGCAGAGCAGCACAAAGGGGGCCCTTAAGTAGTTACCGTGTTGTAGGCTTGACTAAAACCCATGAGTCAGCTTGGCACTGCAGCTAGCCACACCACTGGGAAGTGATCCAGAACGGTGAGAAATTGGGATTTCTAATGAATGGCACCCACTTTCAAACTACGTGCTATTAATGGACAAGTAGGTGTTTTCCGTGCCTGATGATGCTGGTGGTTAGCCCATTTTCATTCTGGCATGAAGATATTAagcaggaaggaaaataaagtggagtaactttatttaaaaacaagaccttaacattttaaacaaattgaTTGCCAAGGATTACCAGTTTGGGGGCTTTACAGTTCACCTGGTACAGACCAAGAGCTCTTGATTTCCTTGGTGTATCACTCACTAGTAATGCATTCAAAAAGATGACACGTGTTCTTCTTATTGGTGGAAATAGAATGAAGAAGCTACAAAACACAGATGATTAGGAAAAGCTAATTCAGATCCTTCTGAAGCCACTTAAATCTTCAGTGACTGTTTCTCAACAACCTTATTATTTCACTAACTTCAGCAGAACTGCCAAACTGAGAACTTGGGTTCCGTTATTCAGCCAGAGGCATGGCTTCGTGTGTCCCATGTAACTGCTAGTTTCCATCTGTAAAAGCGGTGCGCCTAAGAAGCATCCTCCTACTGGTAGTTGTCAAACTTGTCTTTAACTTGTTGGCCAATATTTTCCCATCTTGCCATGGGACTTAGAAAATAGTCATgtttgatttaaataaataatcaggCAAGCTTTTCTTTCCAAAGTTGGGTACAGGAAAACTGCCTTCAGTAGGTGACTCTTTTGTGTGTGCGTTGATAATGTTCTTACAGCAGTGGAGTGTTTTCAGAGTAAGTGGCTGTTATCACTTCTGCCTTGGCAGGGTTTTCAGAGTAGGTGGAGATCCCCGTGTGCTGGTGACTTGCACAGTTTCTCCCCTCGGGTATAGGGAGTGACTTTTCCAGCCCTTCTGTTTTGTCGGTCATTGAGTTTGTTGGCCATCGAGTCTGGATGTTCAGGGACACTTGAGCTAATTTGATCATGCGTTTGTCTTGGATAATAAATGTTCCAAGCAGATGGGTTATTCTTGATGTTCCTCTTGCCCACCCAGTAGTCACAGAGAGCACAGGGTGTGGTTCCTAGGTCAGGGTACAGATGCCATCCAGGTTGTGGTTCAGATCTTCTGTGTTCTCTGTGACAGGGTCATGCATTCTCCCCTATCCAGCACAACGCCAGTCACGTGACCACAGTCACAGCAGAAACCGGGCGTAATGCTCTGGCTGGATCAgtgctgcatttaaaaaaaaaaaaagacccaaggcACAGACTTCTTCATGCACGCGGAGGATGGCACAGCCAGTCTCATTTACACTGAGCAGCTCGCTGTCATTTACGCTGAATCGATTTCTGGTTGAGTGAATTATTATATGGGACTCGGTCATTAGAGATCGGTCTTCCCGTCCCACCTTCTAGTTCGGTTTGTATTACTGTGTAATAGCAAAATGAGACTGATGTTTTGACTTGGAGATACTTTGGGCTGTGTGGCCAGATGTCCACTTTTCCTGGTTAATTGGTATAACTTTCTTTCTAGCGCTCCTAAAAGGAACTTCCAAGCTTGGTGTCCAGGTACAGTTGACATTGACAGTTGGTGGAGCACTGAGGGGAGTGTGGTGAGAGCACAGGCATTCTGACTCCTCTCCTGCCAGGTTCAGGTTCACTTCTCACAACATCCGCATGTCAAATTGGGCCAATCTATGCACTTGCGGCCTTAGTTAATGacgtcttctctctctcccccttctgctGCCAATCTATTAAATGAACGTGCCTTCGCATCCTACTGCTTCCTGGGACTGGTGAGGCATCTGGCTATCCCCCGCTCGCTGTAAACCAGAATTAATTATAATCGAAGTCTGACTAATATGCTCATAAACTGCTCTCAGGATATGGAGGCTTTAGTCTATAAAACCCAATTTGTTCCTTTGGCCTCTGAGAAGTCAATCAATGAGAGCTCTTTTCTTCCAGCCCTGGGAACAGCTTGGTTTCAAAGACtgttcccccctgcccccccgcaCCTCCCCGCCGGAAAACAAGCCCATCATTTAGTCCCTGTCTTTCATCCTTAGGTTTAACTTCGAACATCCTGTTTTGCAGAGTGACCTCCATTGCAGACCGGTTAAACGTGGACTTCGCTCTGATTCACAAAGAACGGAAGAAGGCTAACGAAGTAGACCGCATGGTGCTGGTAGGAGACGTGAAGGACCGGGTGGCCATCCTGGTGGATGACATGGCTGACACCTGTGGCACAATCTGCCATGCTGCTGACAAGTGAGTGAGGAGAAGTGGGGCCAGTGGTCAGAAGGGGAACACGTAGCCCGCTGCCATCTCAGTGCCTTGCGCCAGCAGATTCTCATGGAAGTGAGTCGAGGGGGATGGTAACTAGCTTTGGGAGATTTATCACCCGAGGCTTGAGTTGCAGTGTGCATACGTTGATGAATATTTTCTCCCCCCTCCTAATATCTCCTGACTTTATTATGCTAAACCATACAGAGCAAAAAATTGGCCGTTTTGAACATTAGGTGTACAATTCAGGGCCATTAGTTACATTGGCAGTGTTGTGCGACTGTCAccactttatttacaaaatgttttgaCCACTCTGAATActcagctttttgtttgtttgttttaaagattttatttttatttatttgacagagagagagagacagtgagagcaggagcacaagcaggggagtgggagaggaagaagcaggctccacgctgagcagggagcccaatgtggggctctatcccaggacgctgggatcatgacctgacctgaaggcagatgcttaacaactaagccacccaggtgcccttgaataCTCGATGtttggtagtttttaaaaaacaaattaagtagATATGTATGGGCCTGAAAAGATAGGAGTTGGCCCTTCATACAGATTTGAATTGTGTGAGTCCAtttatgcattttgtttttataaatacagtgtggtactataaatgtattttccttgtggggcgcctgggtggctcagtggtttaagcctctgccttcggctcaggtcgtgatctcagggtcctgggatcgagccccacatcgggctctctgctcagtggggagcctgtttctccctctctctgcctgcctctctgcctacttgtgacctctctctctgtcaaataaataaaatatctttaaaaaatgtattttccttgtgattttcttttttaaagattttatttatttatttgagagagagagagcgcaagtgggggaatggcaggcagagagaaagggtgaagcagaactccctgctgggcagggagcccactgtggggctcaatcctaggaccctgagatcatgaactgagccgaagggagacagttcaccctgagccacccaggtatcccttgcCTGCACTGTTCCAAGCTGTGCCTTCACTCTGTTCGCTCTGCTGCTAGCCACCAGTCTCTTACCTCCCCAGTCCATCTCTCTCATTGCCTCCCCGCTAGCTAATCTATCTGAAACTAAGGCTAGAACCCATCACTCCTCTCCTTGAAAACCTTAAGTGGCTCCCCATTGCCTATAATCCACACGACTGTGGAGACCCTTGTTTCTCCTAATTTTTTCCTAACCTCAGGATATCTGTGCCATGCCCAAGGCCTGGCATATAATAGGGGCTAAGAAAGTGTTTGTGGGTTGAGCAATTCCTGATTGGGATCCTGGAGTACACATTGATAAAACTCATATCGTCCTTGTATGATTAAGGTGACCCTAATGCCTGTAACAGATCAGTTCCCTGAAACGTCAGTTCATTACCATGATAGTTTCTTGTTCCTGGCTTACTCTGGTGCAGGTAAGTATCCCTCTTTCGGTTTTGTGGTGCCGCATCTTTAATGTGAGGCTTCTAAGATTACCTTGGAAGACATTTCCAGTTTGACcagccagaaagagaaaacaagagcaTGGAGAATCACCATGGAAGATTCTTCTAAGCCCAGCCAGTGGTATACATTGCATCTGCCCACATTCTGATAGCTAGAATTAAGTCACAGGGCCACTCTTAACtttgcaagggaggctgggaaatgtagtccagcTGTGTGCCCAGGATAAAAAGGCGATGGATTTTGTTGAGCCTAGCAGTCTTTTCCAGTCTTAATTCGTTAATCCGAACCAGTTCAGGCAAGTTCTTAGCCCAGTTATTTCTCTTTGCTATGAACTGAATCGTGTCCCCCTAAAGTTCATACACTGGAAGTCCTAAGCTTCCagtgatgatatttggagatggggccctTGGgagaggtaattaggtttagatgaggccATTGCGGGGGAACCTCATGATGGGAATAGTGCCTTTGTAAGAGACACCCGAGAGCTGGTTCCCCCATGCATAGGTGCACACAGAGGTCATGTGTGAGCACACAGTAAGAGATGGCAGCTGCCAGCAAGCCAAGAGAAGAGGCCTCAGGGTGACAGCTACCTTGTCACCACCTTGATCTTGACCTCTAGAACTGAGAGCaagatctgttttttttaaggCACCCAAGCTGACTGATAAAATCCCCTCCCCCCTAACTCAGGCCCTTTAGTGACAAGTGAGACAAGTGAGAGTAATCCAGAGCAACTCTGCTTTTTCCTCTAGACTTCTCTCAGCTGGAGCTACCAGAGTTTATGCAATTTTGACTCACGGAATCTTTTCTGGACCAGCCATTTCTCGCATTAACAACGCATGCTTTGAAGCAGTAGTTGTCACCAATACCATACCTCAGGAGGATAAGATGAAGCATTGCTCCAAAATACAGGTGAGGAGGGGACTCTTGCAAAAGAAGCCTCTGTGAGGTATTTTCAGGAGGCGGTTGCCTATGGCAAGTTGCGGGTCTGGATTCTAAAGATGTCCTCCTTTGCCCTTAAGGGCTGAGTCTGTTACCAGGACCTGTGaccccaaagaagaagaaaatcacgCTTAAAAGTTCAGATTGCAAGGCGAACCTCTGGAGGTTAGAGGACTCTCTCAGTGACGGCCATACACACTCCAGTTTGCAAGTCCATGCTTTACACTGCGCGTGTGTCACTCTTAGCTGTTGGCCCCTGTAGACACAGTGGGAAACCTGTGAATGGGGGGTACACCCCTCAGAACTTCAGTGTCTCAGAGCCTGCTCTGGAAGCAGCCTAAGTTAATTACCTAGGGttcttgttaaaacacagattccttGGCTCCATCTGAGACCTACAAAACCAGGAGGTCCTGGGACGACTCCTTTAATTCCCCCAAGTAATTAGTTTAAGAGCTGTTGCACTGAAAGAAGGCCTTGCTTCACTAAAAGTGTGTACACGAATCCCTTGAGTCTCTGAACTTCATATGGAGAAATACTATGCAGAATATAGCTGGGGTGGCTCACGAGGGGACACAGCTCTGTGctgcggtctgaaggggaaggccccgtgtgaggctgctcaCCAGTGTGGGCCAACGGGTCGATCATCTGTGTGCCGCTAACCTGATGCTTCTCTCGGCTCCCGTAGGTGATCGACATCTCCATGATCCTGGCAGAAGCCATCAGGAGAACTCACAACGGGGAATCCGTTTCCTACCTGTTCAGCCACGTCCCTTTATAATAGAGTAACTGCTGAGGCTTTTTACAAAGTGAACCCCACACCCTTGTTTTCCCTTGGTATTTGATGACAAATTCCACAGAAGGCCCAGCTTGCCCCAGCCAAGCTTTCTAAACCCCTCATCGGGTGTATTAGCATTTCTCCTAAATGTAGAGAAAGACGGATTGAGAGGAACTGCTGCGAtttccaccccccaacccccgcctgcaTTGTCTCATTCTGGCTTGACGCTGCTTCCAGCCTTGTAGCTTTACCTGTAGCCAAGCAGCGAGATTCCAGGCTCTGGAGGGCGCTGTGCAGGGGTGTTTGAATGTGCcccggggaggaggggggaagcacaGACTACTTTGCATGTGAATACTTCAGGGTTTCCTTGGTTCAGAATTCCTGGCTACAGAGCCACCCCGgttcccccctccacccccagcctgtGACAAGCTCTCAAAAGTCTCTGTGAAATGACAGCAAGAGCCCTAGGCAACCCCAGCTTGGGCTGCTGAGTCCTGTAAGGCCACTCtctggaggggttgggggtgcCCGGGGTTGGTTGGGGAGGCAGCACACAGGGCCATGACTGCTTCTTGGGAGGAAAAAGCCTGATCCTTCATCCCCTGCTCGGGGATTGTGTCGCTTGGATTCTCCTTTGTGGCCATTCCTTTCCATTTGGCTTGATCTTCAGCCATCTTGCCCTTCCCCTGGCCAGATGTCCTCCGGGCGCAAGTGTTCCCCGTACCAGTCTTCTGGAAAACAAAGTCGCTTCCTGCTGCGTAATCTCTGACATTGACACGGGATTATTTTTGCC
This region of Meles meles chromosome X, mMelMel3.1 paternal haplotype, whole genome shotgun sequence genomic DNA includes:
- the PRPS1 gene encoding ribose-phosphate pyrophosphokinase 1, giving the protein MPNIKIFSGSSHQDLSQKIADRLGLELGKVVTKKFSNQETCVEIGESVRGEDVYIVQSGCGEINDNLMELLIMINACKIASASRVTAVIPCFPYARQDKKDKSRAPISAKLVANMLSVAGADHIITMDLHASQIQGFFDIPVDNLYAEPAVLKWIRENISEWRNCTIVSPDAGGAKRVTSIADRLNVDFALIHKERKKANEVDRMVLVGDVKDRVAILVDDMADTCGTICHAADKLLSAGATRVYAILTHGIFSGPAISRINNACFEAVVVTNTIPQEDKMKHCSKIQVIDISMILAEAIRRTHNGESVSYLFSHVPL